TTGAGTATAAAAATGAATCGAGTAACCTATCATCCCTAGCGTAAATGGCAAAGTATTTTATGTTGATATTCGaagttccaaattcgaatcctaattaattcacattttaaaattaaatttatttctaaataaaataaacgaagcgggtagtatggtacctatttttaaaaaaaaaaaaaactcgagaTTTTAGCTCTTAATCTGGACAGGCATTTTAACGAGctaaaaatgtacagagaccAGAACCACGATCAACTACGGGACACTGTGACATGGAGCTAgcaattttattctttttattaaaattttaatttattagttaGTTTCTTAATCTGGTTgtataaaattcttaatttagtACATAAATATCACTTGTCTACAAAAaggaaacagaaaaagaaaatcatttgTTACTCCTAACGAAGAGTAGCTGATTCGTTCGACGATCGTGCAGAATCTTTTGAGCGACAGACTCAAAGAAAAGATGGAACTCATAAAGGGACTAACTCTCGGCAAAGATGAGTTTCAGCTTACTCCTCTCTCTCAGGTGACCATTTGCGTGCATAACTACTGATTACTCGTTAAGTTATTTGCTATAATTCCCTCATTTTGAGTCTTTATTTCGCTCCCCAAATCCtcctcttttatttattattaggaGGTTCTGATCATCTGGGGGGAGCACGACCAAATTTTTCCGGTGGAGAAGGCGTTCGAGTTGAAAAGGTGAGGATctatcttatttttctttttttttttttaataatctcGGAGGTTGAATTCGTAACTTCGGAAGTTATAGGCCTGGGTGTTTGTTCGGCTCCGAAGTCGCGATTTCATCTAAAGCTTGTTTAATAGAGAGCACAGTCGAGTTTGCAGAACTCACGAATTACTCGCTCTCTGACTTTCCACTCGCAAACAACCTTTAACTCTGCGAGTGATAACACTCtctattttttgtatttgatttttttcccttaaaaaaTACGAGTGCAGATGCCTGGGAGAGAAGGCTAGGTTGGAAATTTTGGATAGAACAGGGCATGTGCCGCAGATGGAGCGTCCAAATAAATTTAACAAGGTTCTGCTCAACTTCTTGCTGGGTTCTCCGAGACCTTCATTGTGAACTGCGACACAAATTTTATGCttgaataattatttctctgTCGGAATTATAAAGGTCAAGGATTCGAATTCTCATCGTGCGTGTTAAGAAAAGGGATCTGCTTTTAGAATTATATATTGTATCAAACTCTTTCGTAGGGTTTTGAGGCACGAAGTTTATGAAAAACTTCAaacaaaaatggagaaaaaagaaaatgttagtATATTCACACCTGAATGGAGTGTTTGTCTCCGGTGTTTGAATAAACCTGTGTGAAGTAATTATagcagtttaatttttaaattatcttaTTCTTAGTTTGCTACAGCTAGATGTCGAAATTTTGAATTGgtgattattttttcaaaattttcgagatcttttttttttgagaagaaaTTCCAAAATGCTTTTATGAGGTAGAGTGTGTTTCTAGTTTGGGATTGGGTGGGTCAAAGTGCAGTAATTTGTCATCTTATAGTTTATCTTTTCGCGCCTTTTTATACTGCTGGCATGTTTATCATAATCTCAAAAGCGCTTTTCCATAACGTAGAGATTGCTAATGGGGCACATTTGGTCGCCCACTACGAAAAGGTCCTTTGTTTTCTAAAAAGGATTCGCTCTTAGGAAGAGTAATAAAGTAGTgctatatttaataataaaccaTGGATGGTGAAAAGaaatactttattattttataatttgtgcTTTTTAATTGTATggttataaaataaatttggctaaaattacaaatttaattccACGCCGaatcatttttatttagaaataaatttagctggaaatgtgaatcaaaattttttgccacttgcactagagacaatcgataaataaatatttttattattaaaatacctcaatattctaaatttaaaaagataaaactaatataaaataatgtaataaaTACTGAGAAGGTTCATGAATCATGATAGAAGCCAAACtaaaataggaaaagaaaaaaaaaaatcataaatatgTAAGAAACCTTGGCCTGCTAAAATCGAACCAAACCGTACGATGCAACCCCCTGCTTTCCGGGTCCGATTCGATCCGATCCGAACGAGCGAGATGAGTCGTAAATAGGCCGGTTGGACTCGACTACGGCCCACGACAAACCCtaaccaactctctctctcgccgAACCCTTCccactctcactctcactctctatCTATCTCTAGCGCTCTCCACTCGATTCCTCGCCTCTTCGTGCGCTCTCCTCCTCTCAATTCTCCGAGCAGGTGAAGCAGATCTCTCCCTCGATATCAGATCGGCTCTTGCTTTACTCTCCTATCCGATCTTTACAGTTTATTTTTGGGCAATTTAGTAGATCTAATcacttctttttccttcaatttttcTTGAGGTTGTAGTGTTACTGATCATTTTTTAGCTTGCATTCATTGTTTCGTTAGATCTTTTTGGGAATGCGCGGATCTACAGTAGATGGAGTTGTATTAACCCTACTTCAGAGTGTAGTGCTGTTCGATTAAGTGCCATTTAAGTAGCACTGTGTAGCTCTTCTCTGCAGTAGAAGTAGAAGCTCccatttatagtttttttttttttttttttccgagctCAGAATCTCATCGCAGCTTCTTGCTTCCACGGATCTGCTGTAGATGAAGTTATATTAGCCCTGCTGTGGAGTGTAGTGCTATTCGAAGAAGTGCTTTTGGGAGAAGCAGTGTGTAGCTTCTCTCAGCAGCAGAAgtagaagctccaatttggagTTGTTTTCCGAGCTCAGAATCTCATTGCAGCTTCTTGCTTCCTGCACAACAGAAGCtttaggccttgtttggtgccattgtttgattttatttttttttctaacatatTTTATAGTCACATAGAATTTGTGTTtacaccaaaaaaagaaaaagaaaaagaaaaaagaaagagaaagacgaGCAACACCAAACAAGgcttagattttattttattttagtttatatgTTTAGAGCCACATGCTCTACCAGAGTGGCTACAGATATGGAAACAGAGGTAGAAACAGCGCCGAACATGCATATTCGGAGCCTCTTTCATTTTTGTAACAGTTAGAGTTCTATTAATAGGCGGCATCTGAATTTCAAAGAAATGGAGTCATCCATTACGGGCTCGTGTAGAAGATCAAATGAAGTATTTATAGTATGATGTCTATTCTTGCCGTTTTGCTGGAAAACATGGGCTGTTCCTGCAGCAGACCACACTCTTTCAACGAGGCTGATACCGAAGAGAATGTGCAGGTATGCTCTTTAACCCCTGGTATCAAGAGAACCAAAAGTGAGTACTGATTTCATGCTTCTTGCTCTTTGAATATATGCAGGCTGCAGAAATTGAGCGCCGAATTGCTCAGGAAACAAAGGCTGAGCAACACATCCATAAGCTTTTACTTCTTGGTATGCCTACCCATAATAattgttcatttttatttttacctcgTATTCCTCTTATCTGGAGGACAATATTAGCAAAGTCTCAATTAGAAGAGGTATTCAAGAACTGGCAAGTATATGCCATATGATTGGTGTCATTCCTTTGGTCTTCTTAGGTATTACTAACAATCCGCGAGTTGTTGGTTTTGATTTTTCCGATACAACTTTTGTTTTTGACTGATTATGAGTTCATTATTATTTGAATCATGTTTCCAGCACagtttgtattaaatatatGCTTGATTCCTGTGTCAGAATTCTTGCTATATTTCTTGAAAATTCTCGATAATGCTGGCAATTTAAACTTTTCAGTGTTGAAAGCATCATCAGGTATTAGTAGATTGCCTAAAAAGATGAATAAATTGAaactaaatgaaaattttgctCTGGTGTCCATGTCTTCATCCTGTctagaaatttaaaaactttactAATATTTATCTGGTCTTAATTACCTTTTCATTTGAAGGTGCGGGCGAATCAGGAAAATCTACAATATTTAAGCAGGTGAAGTAATTTACTTCATTGTATTTTGCTGATTCGCAAATAGTTCTCCCACAAACGCTCCTAATATTTTCGTTATCTATCTTCAGATAAAGCTTCTTTTCCAAAATGGCTTTGATGCGGCTGAACTTCGAAGTTATACATCAGTTATCCATGCTAATGTTTATCAGACAATTAAAGTACGCAATACTGAAAAGGGTGTGTCTGTTGTTTCTCTTATTTTTATAGTGTGGATTTCTTAGTGTTAGAAACTTGGAAGAATTGATTCCTTTTATTGTGACTTTCATATATTTCTTTTGCGTCTGGTGCTAAACTGGTTTAATATTAACAGATATTGTATGATGGGGCAAAGGAATTGGCACAAAGTGAGTCAAACTCATCAATATTGTATGATGAAGCAAAGGAATTGCCACAAAGCGAGTCAAACTCATCAAAGTATGAAATATCTCCCGAGAACAAGGTTTGCAACTTTGCGTATTTCTAACTTCTTATCTCTTTTATGCAGCTTTTTTGTTGTCTTGTACTGTTTAGGATATAGGATTTACCAAGTGGTTAAGAATTTAATTGTCTCGGCTTTGCTGCAGTTTCTTTCCGTTTGATGCCTTGTAAATTTTAATCCTTGAATCCAGGAGATAGGAGAAAAACTATCAGAGATTGGAAGCAGATTGGATTATCCATTACTTACTAAGGAGCTTGCAAATGAGATAAAGATTCTATGGGAAGATGCTGCTATTCAGGTTCGCTCTGTATTGAGTTGATCGTCCAACCatgttaaattaatatttgagtATATGTTGTTGATTTGCAAGGACTGTGGACTAAGTGATTCTGTTTCATCCTTGTACATGCCGTTTCAGGAAACTTATTCTCATGGAAATATACTGCAAGTCCCTGACTGTGCTCAATACTTCATGGAGAATTTGGAGCGATTATCCGAAGTTGATTATGTTCCAACTAAGGTTGCTGTCTGCCTATTAGACCTGTATTCTCCTCTACACCATTTTACTCCACTATGTTTGCCAGATCATTATATTCAGACACTAAAACTTCTAGTTCGTGTTCCCAAAAGCCTGTGGGTCAGAAATTACTGTCATTCTACCCTGTGTGGGTGAGAAATTACTATCATTCTACCGAATCTACCAATCCTGTCACTTCTGTGTAGGATTATTTAAATGAAGCCATTCAGATTTGCATACTGCAGTAGTCTTTAGTGTATGATGGGAGTGTTGATTGATGTAAGGCAGTAAAGAGTTGCCAGGTGACGAATTTGCTGGCTTTTATCATTACTGGTCCTTTCCATTGATAAAAAGGTGGATAAAATAGATACTTTTGTAATTTTGATGTATAGGCTTTTATGAATTTCGGCTAGATTCTGAAACTGAGGACTGTTGTTTTTAACGTTTTAGTCACTTCTTAGCTACTAATCTTGCCTTTTACTTTTGAGAAATCCCTTCCTTCTTGTTGCGTGTATGAAGCTTTTGCGGTTACAGCAATCAGGCTATGGCTTTTGAGTTggtcttttctccttttttttttcccttgagTTTTACCCGAATGTTGTGGGTTCCATAGCTTAGTTTGCTAACAATGTAATTTTGGTATGCTTCTTAATGATtcttgttatatatttttatacaaattgttgattttcttttttgctaaCACTATTTTGGATGTCATCAGGATGATGTTCTTAATGCAAGAGTGCGAACAACTGGTGTTGTAGAGATTCAATTCAGGTGACATTTCATGTTGATGTAACTTTCAAACACGTGTTTTATGTGTTGGGCTTGTTTATGTTCTACAAACTACAGTCACCTCACATTTTACTTTGGTTGTTGACATCCTCATTTCTTTAGTCGATGCCTCTCTATATATGATTCAAGCTGTTAGTTAATGAAGGCTGAGAAGAGAACAGGATTATGAAGTCAATCTGTTTGGTTACTATGTCCTCTGTCAACCTATTTACCTTATCCGCTCCATTATCTCTGTATTTCATCCTCTTAATGCctattttccttttatttgcCCACAAAGTAAAATAGTTATCTTCTTTTCTTGCTCTTTGAACGGTGTATTCTTGATTAAAGAGTTTACCAGTTAAGATATGAGATCTAATAAGGGAAAATTGGTTCTGCAGCCCAGTTGGCGAGAATAGAAAAAGTGGCGAGGTATATAGGTTGTATGACGTGGGCGGgcagagaaatgagagaagaaaATGGATCCATCTATTTGAAGGTGTTACAGCTGTAATATTTTGTGCTGCCATTAGCGAGTAAGTCTTAAATTCCCCTGTGATGTTATATGACTAAGGTGATCTCTTGACTGTTTATCCCCATCTAAATTACCTCTTAGATTATAAGTTGCTTTCATTTCAACCTTCCGTTTTACTCTTTCTCGAGTAGGCCCAAAAATTTCGGACAATTGTCAAATTCCTTTGCAAACTTAATGAAAAGAATCTAGCAAATGAAACTGATCATACTTGATGGAAACGAATCACACAAATTGTATAAATTGTCCAATAAGCTTCCAATTTAAGCAGCTTAACTGGAGGAGATTTATTCTTTTTCTGGCTTTAGATCCACTATTTCATCTACAACCTAGATGCTCAGATGTAAAACCCACTCTCTATATGCCAACTCATCTATGTAAAGTTTTCATTCCGAATTCAGTGGTTAAATCAAATCGTTGGGCCTATTTTGAATGAGAATAAAGCGCCAGTATGAAATTGAAGCAATTTAGATTGTAGTTGGGGGGGAAATTGACAAAGAGGAGAAAGTGCAGAGGAGGTACTTGTATTTAAGCTTTATtttcatttggaaataaatttgcaatttgTATACCTCTAGGTCAGCAAATGAGGCAATTTTGCATTGCAGTCTATCTTTGTTTTTTCGTTAGTTTTGAGGATCGTTGTTCCCTAACTCTCTGCGTAATTTGAATTACTTCTGTTGTTTCAGGTATGATCAGATGGCTTTCGAGGATGAGAAAAAGAACCGAATGATGGATACCAAAGAACTATTTGAGTGGGTCTTGAATCAAGCATGCTTTGAGGTCTATATGTAGCTCTTGGAAATCTTATTTTGTTGCTTTGAATTCTCTTGCCTGCCTGTCTAAACTCGTGCTCCTTGTCTTGAGCAGAAGACATCGTTCATGTTGTTCCTAAACAAGTTTGATATATTCGAGAAGAAAGTTCAAAAAGTGAGTCTTTTGAAGTATGCGATAATCAAAAACTTCTTTACACACAATTTCTGATTATCTGTGTTATGCAGGTACCTTTGAGTGTCTGTGAGTGGTTTAAAGATTACCAGCCAATGGCGTCCGGTAAGCAAGAGGTTGAGCATGCATACGAGTGAGTGCCTTTTGCTCCTATTAGCAGTGATGCAGAACTAGGAAAAACTCATAAATCTAACTGTTACATTCATCTAAATACGTATGAACAAATGTGGGCAAAAACTGTAGAAGTGAGGTCTGCATATGAATCTTATCCATTCTATTGCATTAATTATCTGGATTAGATACCCCTGTACTACATATCGATGCCCCCGTTACCAGATATTGATCataatattatgaatatttagaAAGAATTTTTTACCTTCTCAACTCTAGAGATTTTCGGGGCATCATTGCAAGTATGGTCATCCAGAGGCCGATTATAATGGCATAGTTGGCAGATCGTAATCACATAACAAATTTCTTGACATGTCCAATTCTTCTTTTCTGACTTTCTTATGTTTAACTTGAAATCCGCATAACAAAATTCTCACTCGCAAGTGCCTGTTGAACAGGTTTGTGAAAAAGAAGTTTGAAGAGCTATACTTCCAGAGCAGCAAGCCCGACCGCGTTGATCGTGTATTCAAGATCTACAGGACAACCGCCTTGGATCAGAAACTTGTAAAGAAGACATTCAAATTGGTCGATGAGACCCTGAGGAggagaaacctaattgaggctGGATTGTTGTGAGCACAGGATCTTTCAGATAATGAGATATGATTGCATTTTTGCAAGCAGTTGtaattcttttaacttgttTTGCCTTATTTTGTGCATTCTGATCGAGGAAAGATGTCTTTAGCTGTAACTGTTACACAGATTGCAGATTCTTACTGGTTTAAGTTGTTGAATGAACTTGACCATTTTTCCAGCTGCAGCAAAGGATTGTTACTACTATTTACCAGCTGGATGGTTCTCCCACTTCATTGTAGCTTAAACCAGCATGCATATTTTAGATTTGTCGTGGATTGCGTCTGTTTGTTCATTGGAAGCAGGGGTCCTATTTTCTGaatcaattttaatttcttatacAGTCACTGTGCATCGGTGACCAGAAATTCATTTGGCTCTGAGTCAGTACAGCACACAATTAGCCTAACTTGCATTGCTCACAATGCAATTTAATTTGATCGAAAAAGTTAAAAGTCAAATGCTGTCCTAGGGTCCGTAGCAATTTTTCTTGTGAGCGCACGTCTGGTGTGTGAGATTAATTGAAACACCTAACAGATCAAGTAACTGGAGAATGCGGTACACATTGGCTTCTTCAAAGCTGAGATGATAAT
Above is a genomic segment from Ananas comosus cultivar F153 linkage group 15, ASM154086v1, whole genome shotgun sequence containing:
- the LOC109721454 gene encoding guanine nucleotide-binding protein alpha-2 subunit isoform X2, with the translated sequence MMSILAVLLENMGCSCSRPHSFNEADTEENVQAAEIERRIAQETKAEQHIHKLLLLGAGESGKSTIFKQIKLLFQNGFDAAELRSYTSVIHANVYQTIKILYDGAKELAQSESNSSILYDEAKELPQSESNSSKYEISPENKEIGEKLSEIGSRLDYPLLTKELANEIKILWEDAAIQETYSHGNILQVPDCAQYFMENLERLSEVDYVPTKDDVLNARVRTTGVVEIQFRYDQMAFEDEKKNRMMDTKELFEWVLNQACFEKTSFMLFLNKFDIFEKKVQKVPLSVCEWFKDYQPMASGKQEVEHAYEFVKKKFEELYFQSSKPDRVDRVFKIYRTTALDQKLVKKTFKLVDETLRRRNLIEAGLL
- the LOC109721454 gene encoding guanine nucleotide-binding protein alpha-2 subunit isoform X4, with translation MCRLQKLSAELLRKQRLSNTSISFYFLILYDGAKELAQSESNSSILYDEAKELPQSESNSSKYEISPENKEIGEKLSEIGSRLDYPLLTKELANEIKILWEDAAIQETYSHGNILQVPDCAQYFMENLERLSEVDYVPTKDDVLNARVRTTGVVEIQFSPVGENRKSGEVYRLYDVGGQRNERRKWIHLFEGVTAVIFCAAISEYDQMAFEDEKKNRMMDTKELFEWVLNQACFEKTSFMLFLNKFDIFEKKVQKVPLSVCEWFKDYQPMASGKQEVEHAYEFVKKKFEELYFQSSKPDRVDRVFKIYRTTALDQKLVKKTFKLVDETLRRRNLIEAGLL
- the LOC109721454 gene encoding guanine nucleotide-binding protein alpha-2 subunit isoform X3; this encodes MALMRLNFEVIHQLSMLMFIRQLKYAILKRILYDGAKELAQSESNSSILYDEAKELPQSESNSSKYEISPENKEIGEKLSEIGSRLDYPLLTKELANEIKILWEDAAIQETYSHGNILQVPDCAQYFMENLERLSEVDYVPTKDDVLNARVRTTGVVEIQFSPVGENRKSGEVYRLYDVGGQRNERRKWIHLFEGVTAVIFCAAISEYDQMAFEDEKKNRMMDTKELFEWVLNQACFEKTSFMLFLNKFDIFEKKVQKVPLSVCEWFKDYQPMASGKQEVEHAYEFVKKKFEELYFQSSKPDRVDRVFKIYRTTALDQKLVKKTFKLVDETLRRRNLIEAGLL
- the LOC109721454 gene encoding guanine nucleotide-binding protein alpha-1 subunit isoform X1, whose translation is MMSILAVLLENMGCSCSRPHSFNEADTEENVQAAEIERRIAQETKAEQHIHKLLLLGAGESGKSTIFKQIKLLFQNGFDAAELRSYTSVIHANVYQTIKILYDGAKELAQSESNSSILYDEAKELPQSESNSSKYEISPENKEIGEKLSEIGSRLDYPLLTKELANEIKILWEDAAIQETYSHGNILQVPDCAQYFMENLERLSEVDYVPTKDDVLNARVRTTGVVEIQFSPVGENRKSGEVYRLYDVGGQRNERRKWIHLFEGVTAVIFCAAISEYDQMAFEDEKKNRMMDTKELFEWVLNQACFEKTSFMLFLNKFDIFEKKVQKVPLSVCEWFKDYQPMASGKQEVEHAYEFVKKKFEELYFQSSKPDRVDRVFKIYRTTALDQKLVKKTFKLVDETLRRRNLIEAGLL